One Brassica napus cultivar Da-Ae chromosome A1, Da-Ae, whole genome shotgun sequence genomic region harbors:
- the LOC106433970 gene encoding F-box protein VBF, which translates to MLPEACIANIISFTSPADIFSSSAVSLVFRLAGDSDFVWETFLPSDYKSLISRSTDHQRSFSSKKEIYRCLCDSLLIDNARKLFKINKLSGKISYILSARDISIQSNDQASYWSWSKVSDSRFLESAELITTDRLEVNGRIQTGVLSPNTRYGAYLIVKVSKHAYGLDLVPAEICMKSSNGRTVKNKAYLCCLDEKKQQMKRLLYGNREERMAMTVGMVGADHEKIREPKGRDDGWMEIELGEFETREGEDDEVNMSLTEVKGYQLKGGIVIDGIEVRPKSLN; encoded by the exons atgTTACCAGAAGCATGCATAGCCAACATCATTTCCTTTACATCTCCGGCAGACATATTCTCATCCTCGGCAGTATCTTTGGTTTTCCGGTTAGCCGGAGACTCTGATTTCGTATGGGAAACGTTTTTGCCCTCAGACTACAAAAGTCTCATCTCTCGATCTACTGATCATCAACGGAGTTTTTCATCCAAAAAGGAGATTTATAGATGTTTATGTGACTCTCTTCTCATCGATAATGCTCGAAAG CTCTTCAAGATCAATAAATTGTCTGgaaaaatttcttatattttatctgCAAGAGATATTTCTATACAATCGAACGACCAAGCATCCTACTGGTCCTGGAGCAAGGTTTCAGATTCTAG aTTTTTGGAATCTGCTGAACTTATAACAACGGATCGTTTAGAAGTCAATGGTAGAATTCAAACCGGAGTTTTATCACCAAACACAAGATATGGAGCATATCTCATAGTGAAAGTGTCTAAACACGCTTACGGACTAGACCTAGTTCCAGCAGAGATTTGTATGAAGTCTAGTAATGGTCGAACTGTTAAAAATAAAGCTTATCTATGTTGCTTGGATGAGAAGAAACAACAAATGAAGCGGCTGCTTTATGGAAACCGTGAAGAGCGTATGGCGATgactgtggggatggttggtgcGGATCACGAGAAAATCAGGGAGCCCAAAGGTAGAGACGATGGATGGATGGAGATAGAGCTAGGAGAGTTTGAGACACGAGAAGGAGAGGATGATGAGGTCAATATGAGTCTCACAGAGGTGAAAGGATATCAACTTAAAGGTGGCATTGTGATTGATGGTATTGAAGTGAGGCCTAAATCTCTGAATTAG